In Campylobacter sp. RM16187, the DNA window CCTTCTTTAGGGTGTAAAAATAGAGCCTTTTCTGTAAATATTACCTCATCTCCTCCGGTTGCAAAATTTCTCTTTACATAGTGAATTTTCTCATCGTGAGGATATCTAAAAACAACGATATCGCCTCGCTTTGGTCCGTCTCCGTTTATAATATGTCCGTTACCTCTAAAATCTGGTAAAATTTTAAGCTCTATCCATGGAATTCTGGGAGTAGGGATTCCGTAACTAAATTTTTTAACAAAGAGGTGATCGCCTATTAGGAGTGAATTTTTCATAGAACCTGACGGAATTACAAAAGCTTGAGCTATAAAAAATATGACAAGCAGGACAATTACTACAGTGCCTGTCCAGCTGTTTGAGAAGTCTAAAAATTTATTAAATGCTTTTTTCAAAATTTACGCCTTTGCTCTATTTTTGGCTGATTTTATCGTATTTGCAAGTAGCATTGCAATTGTCATAGGACCAACTCCTCCAGGAACCGGTGTGATATAAGAGCATTTTGGCGCTACAGAGTCAAAATCAACATCTCCTACAAGTCTTCCGTCTTCGAGTCTGTTTATGCCTACATCTATGATTATTGCATCATCTTTTACCATATCGGCTGTTAGAAAAAACGGCTTTCCTATCGCGGCTACGATGATATCGGAGTTTAGGCAAATTTCTTTTAAATTTTTAGTCTTGCTATGAGTTACAGTTACTGTAGCATCGGCATTTAGCATTAAATTTGCCATTGGTTTTCCGACAATGTTGCTTCTGCCGATTACGCAGACATTTTTGCCTTTTACATCTATTTTGTACTCTTTTAAAATTTCCATTATGCCAAGTGGGGTGCAAGGCACGAATCCGTCAAGACCGCTTGCTAATTTGCCGACATTTATCGCATGAAATCCATCTACGTCCTTGCTAGCTTTTATAGCCTCTAAAATGCGAGATGTGTTGATGTGCTTTGGAAGCGGGAGTTGGACTAAAATCCCGTCTACGCTATCGTCTAAATTTAAAAGATCTATTAGTGCTAAAAGCTCGCTTTGGGTTGTTTGTTCGGGTAGTCTGTGCATGATGGATTTGATCTCGCAAGCGTGGCAGGCTTTTTCTTTTGAGGCGACGTATGTCTGGCTTGCCTTGTCCTCGCCGACTAGTATCACCGCAAGAGCAGGCTCAACGCCTAAATTTTTAAGCTTCACGGCTTCGTTTTTAACTCTTTCTTTCATCTTTGCGCTTACGGCTTTTCCGTCTAGTAAAATCATAAATTTGTCCTTTATGCTGTTTTAATCACAAAGAGTGTATCATAACTAATTTTATATTAAATTTACGAAAAACGAAAGAATTTATGAGAAAATTGGCCCTTTTTTCTTTGCTTTTTAGCTATCTTTTTGCAAGTGATTTTATAACCAAAACAGAATACGCCAAGATGCTTTATTCAAACCCTAGAGGAATAGGATGCGATAAGTGTCACGGTAAAAAGGGCGAGGGGGCTTTGATAGCTAAATTTAGACGCTTTGATAAAAAATTAAATAAAGTAATAGATGATGAGCTTAGAGCCCCAAGAATAAATGATCTAGACTTTTGGACATTTCAAAAGGCCGTAGTAAGCCCTAAAGGAATGATGCCAACATACTTTTTAACCGATGAAGAGATGGTTTTACTCTACGAATATGTAATAAATTTTAATAAGGATAAGAAAGATGAGAAATAGTGAAGCTTTTGTTGAGGCTAAAAAATATATCCCGGGAGGTGTAAATTCGCCTGTTCGTGCTTTTGGTAGCGTTGGTTCCGAACCATTTATAGTATCAAGAGGTGAGGGTGCTTATCTAATAGATATTGAGGGTAATAGATATCTTGACTTCATCCAAAGCTGGGGGCCGCTTATATTTGGACACTGCGATAAGGATATAGAAAATGCCGTTATTGAGACTGCCAAAAAAGGTCTTAGCTTTGGAGCTCCGACCGAGCTTGAGACAAAGCTAGCTAAGCTTATTTGCGATGAGTTTGAAAACGTAGAAAAAATTCGCTTTGTAAGCTCAGGCACCGAAGCTACAATGAGTGCTATTAGAGTTGCTAGAGGATACTCTAAAAAGGATGGACTTATAAAATTTGAAGGCTGCTATCACGGACATAGTGATGCGCTTTTGGTAAAGGCTGGAAGTGGGGCTACGACTTACGGTAATGCTTCAAGTTCAGGAGTGCCTGAAGATGTCGTAAAAAACACATATTTGGCTAAATATAACGACATAAAAAGTGTTGAAAATATCTTTAAAAGCGGAGC includes these proteins:
- a CDS encoding cytochrome c, yielding MRKLALFSLLFSYLFASDFITKTEYAKMLYSNPRGIGCDKCHGKKGEGALIAKFRRFDKKLNKVIDDELRAPRINDLDFWTFQKAVVSPKGMMPTYFLTDEEMVLLYEYVINFNKDKKDEK
- the folD gene encoding bifunctional methylenetetrahydrofolate dehydrogenase/methenyltetrahydrofolate cyclohydrolase FolD; amino-acid sequence: MILLDGKAVSAKMKERVKNEAVKLKNLGVEPALAVILVGEDKASQTYVASKEKACHACEIKSIMHRLPEQTTQSELLALIDLLNLDDSVDGILVQLPLPKHINTSRILEAIKASKDVDGFHAINVGKLASGLDGFVPCTPLGIMEILKEYKIDVKGKNVCVIGRSNIVGKPMANLMLNADATVTVTHSKTKNLKEICLNSDIIVAAIGKPFFLTADMVKDDAIIIDVGINRLEDGRLVGDVDFDSVAPKCSYITPVPGGVGPMTIAMLLANTIKSAKNRAKA